A portion of the Manihot esculenta cultivar AM560-2 chromosome 2, M.esculenta_v8, whole genome shotgun sequence genome contains these proteins:
- the LOC110609805 gene encoding 1-aminocyclopropane-1-carboxylate synthase, translating into MAFKLNNQLLSKIATGKGHGEDSPYFDGWKAYDKDPYHATENPNGVIQMGLAENQLCFDLIQEWVKNNPKASICTPEGAEEFREIAIFQDYHGLSEFRNAVAKFMAKVRGDRVTFDPDRIVMSGGATGAHEMIAFCLADPGDAFLVPTPYYPGFDRDLRWRTGVQLIPVDCESSNHFKVTREALEYAYETAQSDNITVKGLLITNPSNPLGTILDRETLKSIVSFINEKNIHLVCDEIYAATVFSQPDFVSISEIIEEEECNIDLIHIVYSLSKDMGFPGFRIGIVYSYNDAVVSCARKMSSFGLVSSQTQYMIASMLSDDGFVEDFITQSKKRLATRYSNFTNGLAQVGIKCLKTSNAGLFVWMDLRKLLKEHTVEGETALWRVIINEVKLNVSPGSSFHCTEPGWFRVCYANMDDQSMEVALSRISRFVLKHKEAVKPAKKLCWQGSLKLSFSSRIYDDLIMSPRSPISQSPLVRART; encoded by the exons ATGGCGTTCAAGTTGAACAATCAGTTGTTGTCAAAGATAGCAACCGGTAAAGGTCACGGTGAAGACTCACCATATTTTGATGGATGGAAGGCTTATGACAAAGATCCATATCATGCCACCGAGAATCCAAATGGAGTTATTCAGATGGGTCTTGCAGAGAATCAG CTTTGCTTCGATTTGATTCAAGAATGGGTGAAGAACAATCCGAAAGCTTCCATTTGCACTCCTGAAGGAGCAGAGGAGTTCAGGGAGATAGCTATCTTTCAAGATTACCATGGCTTGTCAGAGTTTAGAAAT GCTGTTGCAAAGTTCATGGCCAAGGTTAGAGGAGATAGAGTAACGTTTGACCCTGACCGCATTGTTATGAGCGGAGGAGCCACCGGAGCTCATGAAATGATCGCCTTCTGCTTGGCTGATCCCGGCGACGCTTTTTTGGTGCCTACTCCTTATTATCCAGG ATTTGATCGAGACTTGAGATGGAGAACAGGAGTTCAACTTATCCCAGTTGACTGTGAAAGCTCTAACCACTTCAAGGTAACAAGAGAAGCCTTGGAATACGCTTATGAGACGGCACAATCAGATAACATCACAGTAAAGGGCTTGCTCATAACCAATCCATCAAATCCTTTAGGTACAATCTTAGACAGGGAAACTTTAAAAAGTATTGTGAGCTTCATCAATGAGAAGAACATCCATTTAGTCTGCGATGAGATTTACGCAGCCACAGTTTTCAGCCAGCCTGATTTTGTTAGCATTTCAGAGATAATAGAAGAAGAGGAGTGCAATATTGATCTCATCCACATAGTTTACAGCCTCTCCAAGGACATGGGGTTCCCTGGATTTAGAATAGGCATTGTTTACTCTTACAATGATGCAGTTGTGAGCTGTGCTCGCAAAATGTCGAGCTTCGGATTAGTATCATCGCAGACTCAATACATGATTGCTTCAATGTTATCGGATGATGGATTTGTGGAAGACTTCATCACGCAAAGCAAGAAGCGATTAGCTACAAGGTATAGTAACTTCACCAATGGACTAGCTCAAGTAGGGATCAAGTGTTTGAAGACGAGCAATGCAGGCCTGTTCGTATGGATGGATTTGCGTAAGCTTCTCAAGGAGCACACAGTAGAAGGAGAGACAGCACTGTGGCGGGTGATAATCAACGAGGTTAAGTTGAATGTTTCGCCAGGTTCTTCTTTCCATTGCACTGAACCAGGGTGGTTTAGAGTTTGCTATGCAAACATGGATGACCAGAGCATGGAAGTTGCTTTGTCAAGAATTAGCAGATTTGTGCTGAAGCACAAGGAAGCCGTGAAGCCAGCGAAGAAACTATGCTGGCAAGGCAGCCTCAAACTCAGCTTTTCCTCTCGAATATACGACGATCTCATCATGTCTCCCCGCTCTCCTATATCCCAATCGCCTCTCGTTCGAGCGAGAACTTGA
- the LOC110605265 gene encoding 2-C-methyl-D-erythritol 2,4-cyclodiphosphate synthase, chloroplastic-like: KIKNKTRKPSSLNLYTTILSINKHTQTRGVFYIKRTELSLHNNSIVMATHLYTSYSPIATRTISSNTNNSNKVLSLPLQHRHAKSIASSSLSLRPTTRLSISAAVGTTAVQVDGPTTSSKGPKSLPFRVGHGFDLHRLEPGYPLIIGGINIPHERGCEAHSDGDVLLHCVVDAILGALGLPDIGQIFPDNDPKWKGAPSSVFIKEAVRLMHEAGYDIGNLDATLILQRPKLSPHKEAIRENLCQLLGADPSVINLKAKTHEKVDSLGENRSIAAHTVVLLMKK, from the exons aaaatcaagaacaaGACAAGAAAGCCATCTTCACTCAACTTATATACCACAATTTTAAGCATAAATAAGCACACACAGACAAGAGGAGTGTTTTACATAAAAAGAACAGAGCTTTCTCTGCACAACAACTCCATAGTTATGGCCACTCACTTGTACACCTCTTATTCTCCAATTGCCACTAGGACCATCTCCTCCAACACCAACAACAGCAACAAGGTTCTTTCTCTTCCTTTACAGCATAGGCATGCTAAATCAATTGCCTCATCATCTCTTTCTCTTAGACCAACCACCAGACTTTCCATATCAGCAGCTGTTGGAACCACTGCTGTGCAAGTCGATGGACCCACCACATCTAGTAAAGGACCAAAATCTTTGCCTTTTAGAGTGGGTCATGGCTTCGATCTCCATCGGTTAGAGCCTGGGTACCCTTTGATTATCGGTGGGATTAATATCCCGCATGAAAGAGGCTGTGAGGCTCACTCTGATG GAGATGTGCTGTTGCACTGTGTTGTGGATGCAATATTGGGTGCATTGGGGCTGCCTGATATTGGGCAGATATTCCCAGATAATGATCCAAAGTGGAAGGGAGCTCCGTCGTCTGTTTTCATTAAAGAAGCT GTAAGACTCATGCATGAGGCTGGCTATGATATTGGAAACTTGGATGCCACCTTGATTCTTCAAAGACCAAAATTGAGCCCCCACAAGGAGGCGATCAGAGAGAATCTGTGTCAGCTGCTTGGAGCAGATCCTTCTGTTATAAATCTGAAAGCAAAAACTCATGAGAAGGTTGACAGCTTAGGTGAAAACAGAAGTATTGCAGCTCACACAGTGGTTCTTCTCATGAAGAAGTAA
- the LOC110610034 gene encoding DET1- and DDB1-associated protein 1 isoform X1, producing MGSMLGDWPSFDPHNFSQLRPTDPSNPSKMTPATYHPTHSRTLPPPDQVITTEAKNILLRNFYERAEEKLRPKRAASENLIPEHGCKQPRASTSC from the exons ATGGGGTCTATGCTCGGTGACTGGCCTTCCTTTGACCCTCATAACTTTAGCCAACTTAGACCTACTGATCCTTCCAATCCCTCG AAAATGACACCTGCTACTTATCATCCTACTCACAGCCGGACTCTTCCGCCCCCTGATCAAG TGATAACTACTGAAGCCAAAAATATTCTTCTGAGGAACTTCTATGAGCGGGCGGAAGAGAAG TTGAGACCAAAGAGAGCTGCCTCTGAAAATCTAATACCAGAGCATGGTTGCAAGCAGCCTAGGGCCTCTACTTCATGCTAA
- the LOC110610034 gene encoding DET1- and DDB1-associated protein 1 isoform X3, which yields MTPATYHPTHSRTLPPPDQVITTEAKNILLRNFYERAEEKLRPKRAASENLIPEHGCKQPRASTSC from the exons ATGACACCTGCTACTTATCATCCTACTCACAGCCGGACTCTTCCGCCCCCTGATCAAG TGATAACTACTGAAGCCAAAAATATTCTTCTGAGGAACTTCTATGAGCGGGCGGAAGAGAAG TTGAGACCAAAGAGAGCTGCCTCTGAAAATCTAATACCAGAGCATGGTTGCAAGCAGCCTAGGGCCTCTACTTCATGCTAA
- the LOC110610034 gene encoding DET1- and DDB1-associated protein 1 isoform X2, whose amino-acid sequence MGSMLGDWPSFDPHNFSQLRPTDPSNPSKMTPATYHPTHSRTLPPPDQVITTEAKNILLRNFYERAEEKVVETKESCL is encoded by the exons ATGGGGTCTATGCTCGGTGACTGGCCTTCCTTTGACCCTCATAACTTTAGCCAACTTAGACCTACTGATCCTTCCAATCCCTCG AAAATGACACCTGCTACTTATCATCCTACTCACAGCCGGACTCTTCCGCCCCCTGATCAAG TGATAACTACTGAAGCCAAAAATATTCTTCTGAGGAACTTCTATGAGCGGGCGGAAGAGAAGGTAG TTGAGACCAAAGAGAGCTGCCTCTGA
- the LOC110608654 gene encoding uncharacterized protein LOC110608654 isoform X1, with translation MISVICHMCNLFKPAYILFNQQQAAHATDEVVVKKHTEEKTETGVSSDQSRTSCQSYSTTGKVKRVEESSEKNSNVENELEPAEASEPEFSILEAKIFICERSSSSSSSFFSYCSSF, from the exons ATGATTTCTGTGATATGTCATATGTGCAATTTATTCAAGCCTGCTTATATTTTGTTCAATCAACAGCAAGCTGCACATGCAACTGATGAAG TTGTTGTGAAGAAGCATACAGAAGAAAAAACAGAGACTGGTGTATCTAGTGATCAATCAAGAACCAGTTGCCAAAGCTACTCGACGACAGGGAAG GTCAAAAGGGTTGAGGAATCATCCGAGAAAAATTCTAATGTAGAAAATGAGCTGGAGCCTGCAGAAGCATCTGAGCCCGAATTTTCTATCCTGGAGgcaaaaatatttatatgtgagcgctcttcttcttcttcttcttcctttttttcttaTTGTTCTTCCTTTTAA
- the LOC110608654 gene encoding uncharacterized protein LOC110608654 isoform X2 produces the protein MISVICHMCNLFKPAYILFNQQQAAHATDEVVVKKHTEEKTETGVSSDQSRTSCQSYSTTGKVKRVEESSEKNSNVENELEPAEASEPEFSILEAKIFIYFQDKATAGKQGLGIKD, from the exons ATGATTTCTGTGATATGTCATATGTGCAATTTATTCAAGCCTGCTTATATTTTGTTCAATCAACAGCAAGCTGCACATGCAACTGATGAAG TTGTTGTGAAGAAGCATACAGAAGAAAAAACAGAGACTGGTGTATCTAGTGATCAATCAAGAACCAGTTGCCAAAGCTACTCGACGACAGGGAAG GTCAAAAGGGTTGAGGAATCATCCGAGAAAAATTCTAATGTAGAAAATGAGCTGGAGCCTGCAGAAGCATCTGAGCCCGAATTTTCTATCCTGGAGgcaaaaatatttatat ATTTCCAGGATAAAGCCACAGCTGGAAAGCAAGGACTTGGCATAAAGGATTGA
- the LOC110608651 gene encoding mitogen-activated protein kinase homolog MMK2 gives MATNNKDSSSASTADAAHVTKVKGVPTHGGRYVQYNVYGNLFEVSSKYVPPIRPIGRGAYGIVCAAVNSETREEVAIKKIGNAFDNRIDAKRTLREIKLLRHMDHENVIAIRDIIRPPNKEAFNDVYIVYELMDTDLHHIIRSDQQLTDDHCQYFLYQLLRGLKYVHSANVLHRDLKPSNLLLNANCDLKIGDFGLARTTSETDFMTEYVVTRWYRAPELLLNCSEYTAAIDIWSVGCILGEIMTREPLFPGKDYVHQLRLIIELIGSPDDASLGFLRSNNARRYVRQLPQYRKQNFSVRFPNMSSGAADLLEKMLVFDPNKRITVDEALCHPYLSSLHDINDEPVCPRPFHFDFEHPSCTEEHIKELIWRESVKFNPDPPAHWEKMNT, from the exons ATGGCCACAAATAATAAAGACTCGAGCTCTGCTTCAACTGCAGATGCTGCTCATGTTACTAAAGTTAAAGGAGTGCCAACACATGGGGGTCGCTATGTTCAATACAATGTTTATGGTAACTTGTTTGAGGTATCGAGCAAGTACGTGCCTCCCATTCGCCCCATCGGCCGTGGCGCTTATGGCATTGTTTG TGCTGCTGTGAATTCAGAGACACGTGAGGAAGTTGCCATTAAGAAGATTGGTAATGCTTTTGACAACAGAATAGATGCCAAAAGAACGCTGAGAGAGATTAAGCTTCTTCGCCACATGGACCATGAAAAT GTTATTGCTATCAGGGACATCATACGGCCACCAAACAAGGAGGCTTTCAATGATGTGTACATTGTTTATGAATTGATGGACACTGATCTTCATCACATTATTCGTTCCGATCAGCAGCTGACTGATGATCACTGTCAG TACTTCTTGTATCAGTTGTTACGAGGGCTGAAATATGTGCATTCTGCCAACGTCCTGCATCGTGATCTTAAACCCAGCAATTTGCTTCTCAATGCAAATTGTGATCTCAAAATTGGGGATTTTGGCTTGGCAAGGACAACATCTGAAACAGATTTCATGACTGAGTATGTCGTCACTCGTTGGTATCGAGCACCGGAGTTACTCCTTAATTGCTCCGAGTACACTGCTGCAATTGATATTTGGTCTGTTGGTTGCATCCTTGGTGAAATTATGACCAGAGAACCTTTGTTTCCTGGGAAAGATTATGTTCACCAGCTGAGGCTTATTATAGAG TTAATAGGTTCACCTGATGACGCTAGCCTTGGTTTCCTCCGAAGTAATAATGCCCGAAGATATGTTCGACAGCTTCCACAATACAGAAAGCAGAATTTCTCAGTTAGGTTTCCTAATATGTCTTCTGGGGCTGCTGATCTGCTGGAAAAAATGCTTGTTTTTGATCCCAATAAACGCATTACAG TTGATGAGGCACTTTGTCACCCATACTTGTCGTCTCTTCATGATATTAATGATGAGCCAGTCTGTCCCAGGCCTTTTCATTTTGATTTTGAGCACCCATCATGTACTGAAGAGCACATCAAGGAGCTCATCTGGCGGGAATCAGTGAAGTTCAATCCAGATCCTCCAGCACATTGGGAGAAAATGAATACTTAG
- the LOC110608650 gene encoding probable polygalacturonase: MDLRRIPRRFQVILMDACFVIGLLLFLCTNGVDSRKHPKLECYEYPSISCRSHEASLADFGGVGDGETSNTKVFQAAIDHLSQFSSNGGSQLYVPPGRWLTGSFNLTSHFTLYLDEDAVLLASQDESEWPVIEPLPSYGRGRDAEGGRYSSLIFGTNLTDVVITGANATIDGQGDLWWKKFHNGELNYTRPYLIEIMYSSNIQISNLTLMNSPSWNVHPVYSSNVIAQGLTILAPVTSPNTDGINPDSCTNTRIEDCYIVSGDDCVAVKSGWDEYGIAFGMPTKQLMIRRLTCISPFSAAIALGSEMSGGIQDVRAEDITAIDTESGVRIKTSVGRGGFVKDIYVRRMTMKTMKWVFWMTGNYGSHPDNNYDPNAIPEIKNINYRDMVAENVTMAARLEGIAGDPFTGICISNVTIGLTKKPKKLQWNCTEIAGISSDVTPKPCDLLPNQGQGEIASCNFPEDSLPIENIEVKMCSSSRKNW; this comes from the exons ATGGATTTGAGGAGAATTCCCAGAAGATTTCAG GTGATTTTGATGGATGCTTGCTTCGTAATTGGCCTTTTGCTGTTTCTTTGTACAAATGGAGTTGATAGCAGAAAACATCCCAAATTGGAGTGCTATGAGTATCCCTCTATAAGTTGCAGATCTCATGAGGCATCATTGGCAGATTTTGGAGGAGTTGGTGATGGAGAAACTTCAAACACTAAAGTTTTTCAAGCTGCAATTGATCATCTGAGCCAGTTCTCATCAAATGGTGGATCCCAACTTTATGTTCCTCCAGGAAGATGGCTGACTGGAAGTTTCAATCTAACTAGCCATTTCACTCTCTATCTTGACGAGGATGCTGTTCTGCTTGCCTCTCAG GATGAAAGTGAATGGCCTGTGATTGAACCATTACCCTCCTATGGTAGAGGAAGGGATGCAGAAGGTGGAAGGTATAGCAGTCTCATTTTCGGAACCAACCTTACTGATGTTGTGATAACAG GTGCCAATGCCACAATTGATGGTCAAGGTGATCTCTGGTGGAAAAAATTCCACAATGGAGAATTGAACTACACCAGGCCTTACCTGATAGAAATCATGTATTCCAGTAATATTCAAATATCCAACCTTACATTGATGAACTCTCCTTCATGGAATGTACATCCTGTTTATAGCAG CAATGTTATTGCACAAGGTTTAACAATTCTTGCACCAGTGACATCTCCAAACACTGATGGGATTAACCCAG ACTCGTGCACAAACACCAGAATTGAGGACTGTTATATCGTCTCTGGAGACGATTGTGTAGCTGTTAAGAGTGGCTGGGATGAGTATGGTATTGCGTTTGGGATGCCTACCAAGCAACTTATGATCAGAAGGCTCACTTGCATTTCTCCGTTCAGTGCAGCAATTGCATTGGGGAGTGAGATGTCCGGTGGCATCCAAGATGTCAGGGCAGAAGATATCACAGCTATTGATACAGAATCAGGTGTTAGGATCAAAACTTCTGTGGGAAGAGGAGGTTTCGTAAAGGACATATATGTAAGAAGGATGACAATGAAAACAATGAAATGGGTATTTTGGATGACAGGAAATTATGGTTCTCATCCTGACAATAATTACGATCCAAACGCAATTCCTGagattaaaaatatcaattatcGTGACATGGTTGCTGAAAATGTAACGATGGCAGCTAGACTGGAGGGCATTGCTGGTGATCCATTCACTGGAATTTGCATATCTAATGTGACCATTGGGCTCACAAAAAAGCCGAAGAAGCTTCAATGGAATTGCACTGAAATTGCAGGGATTTCGAGTGATGTGACCCCAAAACCTTGTGATCTACTCCCAAATCAGGGGCAAGGGGAGATTGCATCGTGCAATTTTCCTGAAGACAGCCTGCCAATTGAGAATATTGAGGTAAAGATGTGTTCTTCTAGCAGGAAGAATTGGTGA
- the LOC110608655 gene encoding protein SPIRAL1-like 5 gives MSRGGSYGGGQSSLGYLFGSDDQPNAPPPSRIVNLPPYGVDTISEKPSDNSSSEKQKVSNNYHRAQGQNSGNFITDRPSTKVKSVPGGDSSLGYLFGDK, from the exons ATGAGTAGAGGTGGAAGTTACGGCGGCGGGCAGAGTTCCTTAGGCTACCTTTTTGGTTCTGATGACCAACCAAATGCACCACCCCCTTCCCGGATTGTTAACCTACCGCCTTATGGAGTTGATACCATCTCGGAGAAGCCCTCAGACAATTCTTCTTCCGAGAAGCAGAAGGTCTCAAACAACTATCACCGAGCTCAAGGCCAGAATTCTGGGAACTTCATTACG GATCGTCCGTCTACAAAAGTAAAATCAGTGCCTGGAGGAGATTCATCGCTTGGGTACCTCTTTGGAGATAAGTAA
- the LOC110608652 gene encoding beta-carotene 3-hydroxylase 2, chloroplastic, translating to MAVSVSATSISLRHNFCRGFLLTPKPNNSLTIPSIFLRKGFALREKQSFKACMVMEEKPNHVLDEDEKDMIVESFEDVKKHPSVSSVEVKRARKMLERYTYLAAAILSSAGITSMAAMAVYYRFSWQIQGGEFPALEMLGTFVLSVGAAVGMEFWAKWAHKALWHASLWQIHESHHRAREGSLELNDVFAVTNAAPAIGLLWYGFWNKGLSGGLCFGAGLGITVFGMAYMFVHDGLIHRRFPVGPIAYFPYLQRVAAAHQLHHSDKFKGVPYGLFLGPKELEGTEGGMEALDRELQRRIKLCK from the exons ATGGCAGTTTCAGTATCTGCAACTTCAATCTCTCTAAGGCACAACTTTTGCCGAGGTTTTCTCTTAACCCCAAAGCCCAATAACTCCTTAACCATTCCAAGTATCTTCCTTAGAAAGGGTTTTGCTTTGAGGGAAAAACAGAGCTTCAAAGCATGCATGGTCATGGAGGAGAAACCAAACCACGTTCTTGACGAGGATGAAAAAGACATGATCGTAGAAAGCTTTGAAGATGTGAAGAAACATCCATCGGTTTCAAGTGTAGAGGTGAAACGAGCAAGAAAGATGTTGGAGAGGTATACTTACCTTGCAGCCGCGATCTTGTCAAGTGCTGGCATCACTTCAATGGCTGCCATGGCTGTTTATTACAGATTCTCATGGCAAATACAG GGTGGAGAGTTTCCTGCATTGGAAATGCTTGGTACTTTCGTTCTCTCCGTAGGGGCTGCC GTAGGGATGGAGTTTTGGGCAAAGTGGGCTCACAAAGCTTTATGGCATGCTTCGTTATGGCAAATACACGAG TCTCACCACAGAGCAAGGGAGGGTTCGTTAGAGCTGAACGACGTATTTGCAGTGACAAATGCAGCTCCAGCAATTGGTCTGTTATGGTATGGGTTTTGGAACAAAGGTTTAAGTGGGGGTCTGTGTTTCGGCGCTGGGCTTGGAATAACAGTGTTTGGGATGGCTTACATGTTTGTTCATGACGGTCTAATCCACCGTCGTTTCCCAGTCGGACCTATTGCCTATTTCCCCTACCTCCAAAGAGTTGCTGCCGCTCATCAG ctTCATCACTCAGATAAATTCAAAGGAGTTCCTTACGGATTGTTTTTGGGACCCAAG GAACTAGAAGGCACAGAAGGAGGCATGGAAGCATTGGATAGGGAGCTTCAAAGAAGGATCAAGCTATGTAAATAG